GTGCTTCTTGAGCAATGCGCCTATCGACACACCCTTGACCAGGATGGTCTGGTTGAGCGGCATACGTTGGCCCATTGAAACCTGTTTCGAAGAAGGCAAACAAGAAGTCGGCTTGGGTGACTACCAAGTGCGCAGTTGGATCGGTTGGCATCATCACATGACCCTCTGCATCCTGGCCCATTTCTTCCTGGTCCGTTTGAAACGAAACCTTCATGAGGATGCACCCGCACTTACCTTACCTCAGACTATTCTGCTGTTAAGGACCATTCTACGTAAACCGGAGTTCGACCCGCAGCTTGCCCTTGAAATTGTTGGCTATCGCCAGCGGCGTAATCACGCTGCACATCTCTCCCATCACAAGAAACGGCTCGCTCAATCCGAAGTCTCGTTGTAGTGCTAAGCTTGATTAACTTTGCAGTCATCAGGAATCGCGCATAGTCCGGATCATAACCCTCATTGATTAAGTCCACTTGAAATGGAATACGCTCACTGCAGCAGCGGCATTCCCGGCACTTCCACATCCATCTTCAGCACACCTGGGTGGGCCTGGGAGAGGATGGCATAGTTGGTGAAGTAGAGGTCTTTCCGTTCCCCATTGCCGACGCCAAAGGCCAGACTGGCCGGCCCGTCAAGCCCATCGTCTGGTCCAGCCAGTTCCGTGACACTGCCGCTGGCAGGATCCACAGCCACAACCCGGTCTTGGCCCACCAGGGCGGCAAAAATGGTACCATGACTATCCAGAGCGATGCCGTCAATCATGACAAGTTCGGGTCCCTGCGCAACGATGCTCAGATCGCCTGGCGAACCGTCAGGCAGCACTGGGACATAAGCAACTATCCCCTTCTCTGTGCTGGCCACATAAAGACCATTGTGGCGGAAGGAGATGCCGTTAGCCCCCAAAGGGGGATAGCCGGGAATCTGGCCCACCCCGCCCAGGAATTCCCAGTCTTGCAGCCACAAATGGGCCTCGCCATCGCGAGGAATGCGCCAGATGGCTCCGGCTGGAGGTGTTGAGCCTGGTACATAGGTGTCGGTCACATAGAGATTGCCCCGTTTGTCAAATGCCAGGGCATTGGGCAAGAAGATGTTTTCCGTCCCCGGCAGATGCGTGGCTTCACCCGTGCGACTGATGCGCCACACCCCCTGGGTAGAGAGGTCGGTTCCTCCGGTAAACACACACACATAGAGGTTGCCGGGCGCGTCCACTGCCAGGCCGGTCACCTGGGCTTCAGGAGGAAACTGGTAGAAAAGCGCCTTGGCGCCGTCGGGGCTGATCTTGTGGATCTGGCCAAGGGGCGCAACGCTGACGAAAACATTGCCCTGCTTGTCTGTGGCAATGCCCTCGGGAAACTCAGAGGCAGTTGGATCATAGGTCTGAATCCATGTGACCTGGTTGCTGCTCGCGGTTTGACCGGGCAATTCCGGTACAGAGAGTGTACCGTCGAATTCGAGGATGCCCTCACTGCCTTCGGCCGAACCGCTGTAGACGCCGGAGCCAGTCGCACCCTCAAACTCACCGGTGCCGCCGTCG
The window above is part of the Chloroflexota bacterium genome. Proteins encoded here:
- a CDS encoding SMP-30/gluconolactonase/LRE family protein, whose product is MKARILLVLVIVLVLVVAGCAPLFVTLDDTAPAASDEAVPFKARYQTYPEPVGPPLDGILTLKISADGEGDPLGKSTWYADSQVDLTQVPNLQTGTMAFTAANGDQLFGTFAGESSPLEDGPVSFKGTFQIDGGTGEFEGATGSGVYSGSAEGSEGILEFDGTLSVPELPGQTASSNQVTWIQTYDPTASEFPEGIATDKQGNVFVSVAPLGQIHKISPDGAKALFYQFPPEAQVTGLAVDAPGNLYVCVFTGGTDLSTQGVWRISRTGEATHLPGTENIFLPNALAFDKRGNLYVTDTYVPGSTPPAGAIWRIPRDGEAHLWLQDWEFLGGVGQIPGYPPLGANGISFRHNGLYVASTEKGIVAYVPVLPDGSPGDLSIVAQGPELVMIDGIALDSHGTIFAALVGQDRVVAVDPASGSVTELAGPDDGLDGPASLAFGVGNGERKDLYFTNYAILSQAHPGVLKMDVEVPGMPLLQ